One Leopardus geoffroyi isolate Oge1 chromosome C1, O.geoffroyi_Oge1_pat1.0, whole genome shotgun sequence DNA segment encodes these proteins:
- the CALML6 gene encoding calmodulin-like protein 6 has translation HLRGKGWESLSSSSPSLEPAGRSKQPGQRRATPPDLGPAFAAPLSPRPAGLVPAGAIPSVSTNLAASAAGLGLGGTERLTAEQIKEYKGVFEMFDEEGNGEVKTAELERLMSLLGINPTKSELASMAKDVDRDNKGFFNCDSFLALMGIYWEKAQNQEGELRAAFRVFDKEGKGYIDWNTLKYVLMNAGEPLNEVEAEQMMKEADKDGDGTIDYEEFVAMMTGESFKLVQ, from the exons CATCTTcgagggaaggggtgggaaagTCTTTCCTCCTCATCACCAAGCCTGGAGCCAGCGGGCCGGAGCAAGCAGCCAGGGCAGAGGCGGGCCACCCCCCCAGACCTGGGGCCAGCTTTTGCTGCGCCCCTGTCCCCGAGGCCCGCTGGTCTTGTGCCCGCCGGAGCCATCCCGTCCGTCAGCACAAATCTTGCGGCCTCAGCAGCTGGCCTGGGCCTCGGCGGG ACGGAGCGCCTGACGGCCGAGCAGATCAAGGAGTACAAGGGGGTCTTTGAGATGTTCGACGAGGAGGGCAACGGGGAGGTGAAGACAGCGGAGCTGGAGCGGCTCATGAGCCTGCTGGGCATCAACCCCACCAAGAGCGAGCTGGCCTCCATGGCCAAGGACGTGGACAGAGACA ACAAAGGGTTCTTCAACTGTGACAGCTTCCTGGCCCTGATGGGGATTTACTGGGAGAAGGCCCAGAACCAGGAGGGCGAGCTGAGGGCAGCCTTCCGTGTCTTCGACAAGGAGGGCAAGGGCTACATCGACTGGAACACGCTTAA GTACGTGCTCATGAATGCAGGTGAGCCCCTCAATGAGGTAGAGGCCGAGCAGATGATGAAGGAGGCTGACAAGGACGGAGACGGAACCATCGACTATGAGG AGTTTGTGGCCATGATGACCGGAGAGTCCTTCAAGCTGGTCCAGTAG
- the TMEM52 gene encoding transmembrane protein 52 isoform X1, with protein MVVGVPAARGLLLLPPLLQLPQVALGFGDGSCDPSDLCRRPRRCPPQARWSSLWHVGLILLAVLLLLLCGVTASCVRFCCLRKRAHTQPHLPATPQPCGLTVSPTDSDSPVHSTVTSYSSVQYPLGTRLPLPFGELDLDSMTPPAYSPYAPELPPSYEEAVKMSKPRQEEPPSS; from the exons ATGGTAGTGGGGGTGCCGGCCGCCCGTGGGctcctgctgctgccgccgctccTGCAGCTGCCGCAG GTGGCGCTGGGCTTCGGAGACGGCAGCTGCGACCCCTCGGACCT GTGCCGCCGTCCCCGCAGGTGCCCGCCCCAGGCCCGCTGGAGCAGCCTGTGGCACGTGGG GCTTATCTTACTCGCTGtccttctgctgctgctgtgtgGGGTCACAGCCAGCTGTGTCCGGTTCTGCTGCCTCCGGAAGCGGGCACACACCCAGCCACACCTGCCAGCAACACCTCAGCCTTGTGGCCTGACGGTCAGCCCTACAGACAGTGACAGCCCGGTGCACAGCACTGTGACTT CTTACAGTTCTGTGCAGTATCCGCTGGGCACGCGGCTGCCTCTGCCCTTTGGGGAGCTGGACCTCGACTCCATGACCCCTCCTGCCTACAGCCCGTATGCCCCTGAGCTGCCACCCTCCTACGAAGAGGCTGTCAAGATGTCCAAACCCAGACAGGAAGAGCCACCCTCCTCTTAG
- the TMEM52 gene encoding transmembrane protein 52 isoform X2 → MVVGVPAARGLLLLPPLLQLPQVGRRRSARAPRGGCELGAPRPGLTPVPTGGAGLRRRQLRPLGPVPPSPQVPAPGPLEQPVARGEAPLSAVIGLGTGLCRWPGTVCPGSEPKALVASPGDSQDRPSSRRPGGASSSGPALAW, encoded by the exons ATGGTAGTGGGGGTGCCGGCCGCCCGTGGGctcctgctgctgccgccgctccTGCAGCTGCCGCAGGTGGGTCGGCGGCGCTCGGCGCGGGCACCGCGGGGCGGGTGTGAGCTCGGCGCGCCCCGGCCCGGGCTCACCCCTGTCCCCACAGGTGGCGCTGGGCTTCGGAGACGGCAGCTGCGACCCCTCGGACCT GTGCCGCCGTCCCCGCAGGTGCCCGCCCCAGGCCCGCTGGAGCAGCCTGTGGCACGTGGG GAGGCCCCCTTGAGCGCGGTCATCGGTCTGGGCACAGGATTGTGCAGATGGCCTGGGACAGTGTGTCCTGGGAGTGAGCCCAAGGCACTTGTGGCCAGCCCTGGAGACAGCCAGGACAGGCCCAGCAGCAGGAGGCCAGGAGGGGCCAGCTCCTCAGGCCCAGCTCTGGCCTGGTGA